One Agrococcus jenensis genomic region harbors:
- a CDS encoding ferritin-like fold-containing protein, with the protein MVKWFDRTPRDVTRQLLRQHRVPVVGDRVLLSDVRPALAPFVGQALGLELELVAKAGRVLAEAPSLESRVALAEVVRIHAARAGAFARILEGEHVDAEEAMRPFAETTRSFADAIAGADWYEQVLALHVASGLLVDFFVSIAPGLPEDDQDAMLRALRSETTHPHLVHLLQRAIVATPRLSDRLAVWGRRIVGDALLQMYLAVNGPDDSGRAVPSQPRLEPAFNDIVASHTRRMDELGLTA; encoded by the coding sequence GTGGTGAAGTGGTTCGACCGGACGCCGCGCGACGTCACGCGCCAGCTGCTCCGTCAGCATCGCGTGCCGGTCGTGGGCGACCGCGTGCTGCTCTCGGACGTGCGTCCCGCGCTCGCGCCCTTCGTCGGCCAGGCGCTCGGCCTCGAGCTCGAGCTCGTCGCGAAGGCCGGCCGCGTGCTCGCGGAGGCGCCATCGCTCGAGTCGCGCGTCGCGCTCGCCGAGGTCGTCCGCATCCACGCCGCCCGGGCCGGCGCGTTCGCGCGCATCCTCGAGGGCGAGCACGTCGACGCGGAGGAGGCGATGCGCCCCTTCGCCGAGACGACCCGCTCCTTCGCCGACGCGATCGCCGGGGCCGACTGGTACGAGCAGGTGCTCGCGCTGCACGTCGCGAGCGGGCTGCTCGTCGACTTCTTCGTCTCGATCGCGCCCGGCCTGCCGGAGGACGACCAGGACGCCATGCTGCGCGCGCTGCGCAGCGAGACCACGCATCCGCACCTCGTGCACCTGCTGCAGCGGGCGATCGTCGCGACGCCGCGGCTCTCCGACCGGCTGGCCGTGTGGGGGCGCCGGATCGTGGGGGATGCGCTGCTGCAGATGTACCTGGCGGTCAACGGCCCCGACGACTCCGGTCGCGCGGTGCCGAGCCAGCCGCGGCTCGAGCCCGCGTTCAACGACATCGTCGCGTCGCACACCCGCCGCATGGACGAGCTGGGCCTCACGGCCTGA
- the nudC gene encoding NAD(+) diphosphatase produces MQVPPLARSALDRDHASRLAPDAVDRALEDPSTRVIAVAGDRAPVRDGALVRFAPDALPADVEPLVPLSWLGRAAGADGAAGGVILSMLVAEPFDVPGAEWRSLREVGADLDDADAGALVQAVALGVWQRESHHSPIDGSPADFEESGWVRRDVNGAAHFPRTDPAVIVAIHDRADERILLGHNAAWPEGRYSLIAGFVDPGESLEAAVVREVREETGLEVVEPHYLGSQPWPFPRSLMIGFECVADDPGTIRPDGVEILDVRWFTRDELRAGAVQLPGRTSIASWILDAWLARGARPA; encoded by the coding sequence GTGCAGGTTCCCCCGCTCGCCAGATCGGCCCTCGACCGCGACCACGCGTCCCGGCTCGCGCCGGATGCGGTCGACCGCGCCCTCGAGGACCCCTCGACCCGCGTCATCGCGGTCGCCGGCGATCGCGCGCCGGTGCGCGACGGCGCGCTCGTGCGCTTCGCCCCCGACGCGCTGCCCGCCGACGTCGAGCCGCTCGTGCCGCTCAGCTGGCTCGGCCGCGCGGCCGGCGCCGACGGCGCCGCCGGCGGGGTGATCCTGTCGATGCTCGTCGCCGAGCCCTTCGACGTGCCGGGCGCCGAGTGGCGCTCGCTCCGCGAGGTGGGTGCCGACCTCGACGACGCCGACGCCGGCGCGCTCGTGCAGGCGGTCGCGCTCGGCGTCTGGCAGCGCGAGAGCCACCACAGCCCGATCGACGGCAGCCCCGCCGACTTCGAGGAGTCGGGCTGGGTGCGCCGCGACGTCAACGGCGCAGCCCACTTCCCGCGCACCGACCCCGCGGTGATCGTGGCGATCCACGACCGGGCCGACGAGCGCATCCTGCTCGGCCACAACGCGGCGTGGCCCGAGGGTCGCTACTCGCTCATCGCGGGCTTCGTCGACCCGGGCGAGTCGCTCGAGGCCGCGGTCGTCCGCGAGGTGCGCGAGGAGACGGGGCTCGAGGTCGTCGAGCCGCACTACCTCGGCTCGCAGCCCTGGCCGTTCCCGCGCAGCCTCATGATCGGCTTCGAGTGCGTCGCCGACGACCCGGGCACCATCCGCCCCGACGGCGTCGAGATCCTCGACGTCCGCTGGTTCACGCGCGACGAGCTGCGGGCGGGCGCCGTGCAGCTGCCGGGCCGGACCTCGATCGCGTCGTGGATCCTCGACGCCTGGCTCGCGCGCGGCGCCCGACCCGCGTGA
- a CDS encoding UrvD/REP family ATP-dependent DNA helicase, whose translation MLDLLPLADAIADLPEASGAEPADPAGAALDPSQRAVLALDRRASAIVLGVAGSGKTTTLVELAADRLARGLDPASLLVVAGSRQAATALRDRLAQRTALVTPGPLARSMPSFAHALLSAAALADERPVPQLLSGAEQDRIIAAMLAGHADDAAAGIATGPEWPPHLHDEVREQAGFRAELRELLAAAQERGMDAADLAALAAAREVPEWAAAARFLDELERLQRLERRGAEALTAASLLRRAATAIAETTVPLPSLVLVDDAQELTEGAVVVLEALRSRGASVIAFGDPDTTTGGFRGADPALLAALPARLGFARQPGHRLELAVDHRHGERVRAFIATSVEGIGTAGAGTHRRAAARATPGGDELELHLAQSIDEQARRIARLIHERRARGVAFDDIAVIARTGRAAAEMGSLLSALEVPVASGGPTRLRETEVVDALVRVLAVATGRRALDAQLAEELLRSDLLGLDALAVRRLKRALRHRIVAAGGEVHVAGAELVRAAIAAAVAGDPAQLEGLADARQGAAAARRLARMLADAGALLGATDPAGADRVLWAVWSAAGVADGWRRAALGGTTVERALANRRLDAVVALFDQVARLIERRPDADTGAFVDAWLASSVDDDSLAARAERSRVAIGTPGQLVGRELDTVIVAGLQDGVWPNLRPRGSLLGANRLDGDPSEDARAGVLHDELRTFVKTVASARAAVLLTAVASEDEQPSPFVGGIDPEPAPSRDDGWHSLRSLVASLRRRVVERRPDAEQAASALRRLADAGVPGAAPEEWAGLTDVTTTERLDASEQVRVSPSALQGLVECELSWVVGRIAGSTSNRAAALGTIVHDAVEHVDATDAAAIEAAVDARFAELAHPSEWEAAQQREEVVPMAGALAGYFQVLRGAGWTIERDEREARFSVEVDGAVLSGAIDWIEHGPSGEVRIVDLKTGKRVPQEVPGLGNLQLRAYQLAVALGGIEGIEAGGRTSARLVMPKLARRDKTVDSEPFDEVADAFRAHIRSAIDTMGGATFVARPELHCSGDYSFGQCAIHVIPEVTE comes from the coding sequence GTGCTCGACCTGCTGCCCCTCGCCGACGCGATCGCCGACCTGCCGGAGGCGTCCGGCGCCGAGCCCGCCGACCCGGCCGGCGCGGCCCTCGACCCCTCGCAGCGCGCGGTGCTCGCCCTCGACCGGCGGGCGTCCGCGATCGTGCTCGGCGTCGCGGGCTCCGGCAAGACGACGACGCTCGTCGAGCTCGCCGCCGACCGGCTCGCGCGGGGCCTCGACCCGGCGTCGCTGCTCGTCGTCGCGGGCTCCCGGCAGGCGGCGACCGCGCTCCGCGACCGGCTCGCGCAGCGCACCGCGCTCGTCACGCCCGGGCCGCTCGCGCGCTCGATGCCGTCGTTCGCGCACGCGCTGCTGAGCGCCGCGGCCCTCGCCGACGAGCGGCCCGTGCCGCAGCTGCTCTCGGGCGCCGAGCAGGACCGCATCATCGCCGCGATGCTCGCCGGCCACGCCGACGACGCCGCGGCCGGCATCGCGACCGGCCCCGAGTGGCCGCCGCACCTGCACGACGAGGTGCGCGAGCAGGCGGGCTTCCGCGCCGAGCTGCGCGAGCTGCTCGCGGCCGCGCAGGAGCGGGGGATGGACGCGGCCGACCTCGCCGCGCTCGCCGCGGCGCGCGAGGTGCCCGAGTGGGCCGCCGCCGCGCGGTTCCTCGACGAGCTCGAGCGGCTCCAGCGGCTCGAGCGCCGCGGCGCCGAGGCGCTGACCGCCGCGTCGCTCCTGCGCCGCGCGGCGACGGCGATCGCCGAGACGACGGTGCCGCTCCCGAGCCTCGTGCTCGTCGACGACGCGCAGGAGCTCACCGAGGGCGCCGTCGTCGTGCTCGAGGCGCTCCGGTCGCGCGGGGCGTCGGTGATCGCCTTCGGCGACCCCGACACGACCACCGGCGGCTTCCGCGGCGCCGACCCGGCGCTGCTCGCCGCGCTGCCCGCGCGGCTCGGCTTCGCGCGGCAGCCAGGGCACCGGCTCGAGCTCGCGGTCGACCACCGCCACGGCGAGCGGGTGCGCGCGTTCATCGCGACGTCGGTCGAAGGGATCGGCACCGCGGGCGCCGGGACGCACCGCCGCGCCGCCGCGCGCGCGACGCCGGGCGGCGACGAGCTCGAGCTGCACCTCGCGCAGTCCATCGACGAGCAGGCGCGCCGCATCGCGCGCCTCATCCACGAGCGCCGGGCGCGGGGCGTCGCGTTCGACGACATCGCCGTCATCGCCCGCACCGGGCGAGCGGCCGCCGAGATGGGGTCGCTGCTCTCGGCGCTCGAGGTGCCGGTCGCCTCCGGCGGGCCGACGCGGCTGCGCGAGACCGAGGTGGTCGACGCGCTCGTGCGCGTGCTCGCCGTCGCCACAGGCCGTCGCGCGCTCGATGCGCAGCTCGCCGAGGAGCTGCTGCGCAGCGACCTGCTCGGGCTCGACGCGCTCGCGGTGCGGCGGCTCAAGCGCGCGCTCCGGCACCGCATCGTCGCGGCGGGCGGCGAGGTGCACGTCGCCGGTGCCGAGCTCGTGCGCGCCGCGATCGCGGCCGCCGTCGCCGGCGACCCGGCGCAGCTCGAGGGGCTCGCCGACGCGCGGCAGGGCGCCGCGGCCGCGCGGCGGCTCGCGCGCATGCTCGCCGACGCCGGGGCGCTGCTCGGCGCGACCGACCCGGCGGGCGCCGACCGCGTGCTGTGGGCGGTGTGGAGCGCCGCGGGCGTCGCCGACGGCTGGCGGCGCGCAGCGCTCGGCGGCACGACGGTCGAGCGCGCGCTCGCGAACCGCCGGCTCGACGCCGTCGTGGCGCTCTTCGACCAGGTGGCGCGGCTCATCGAGCGGCGGCCCGACGCCGACACCGGCGCGTTCGTCGACGCGTGGCTCGCGTCGAGCGTCGACGACGACTCGCTCGCGGCGCGCGCCGAGCGCTCGCGCGTCGCGATCGGCACGCCCGGCCAGCTCGTCGGGCGCGAGCTCGACACCGTGATCGTCGCCGGCCTGCAGGACGGCGTCTGGCCCAACCTGCGGCCGCGCGGCTCGCTGCTCGGCGCGAACCGCCTCGACGGCGACCCGAGCGAGGACGCCCGCGCCGGCGTGCTCCACGACGAGCTCCGCACGTTCGTCAAGACGGTCGCGAGCGCGCGCGCCGCCGTGCTGCTCACGGCCGTCGCGAGCGAGGACGAGCAGCCCTCGCCCTTCGTCGGCGGCATCGACCCGGAGCCCGCCCCGAGCAGGGACGACGGCTGGCACTCCCTGCGCTCCCTGGTGGCGAGCCTGCGACGGCGCGTGGTCGAGCGCCGCCCGGACGCCGAGCAGGCGGCGTCCGCGCTCCGGCGGCTCGCCGACGCCGGTGTGCCGGGCGCCGCGCCCGAGGAGTGGGCGGGCCTCACCGACGTCACGACGACCGAGCGGCTCGACGCGAGCGAGCAGGTGCGCGTGAGCCCCTCGGCGCTGCAGGGGCTCGTCGAGTGCGAGCTCTCCTGGGTCGTGGGCCGCATCGCGGGCAGCACCTCGAACCGGGCGGCGGCGCTCGGCACGATCGTGCACGACGCGGTCGAGCACGTCGACGCGACCGACGCGGCCGCGATCGAGGCGGCCGTCGACGCCCGCTTCGCCGAGCTCGCCCACCCCTCCGAGTGGGAGGCGGCCCAGCAGCGCGAGGAGGTCGTGCCGATGGCGGGCGCGCTCGCGGGCTACTTCCAGGTGCTGCGCGGCGCGGGCTGGACGATCGAGCGCGACGAGCGCGAGGCGCGCTTCTCCGTCGAGGTCGACGGCGCGGTGCTCTCCGGCGCGATCGACTGGATCGAGCACGGACCGTCGGGCGAGGTGCGCATCGTCGACCTCAAGACGGGCAAGCGCGTGCCGCAGGAGGTGCCCGGCCTCGGGAACCTGCAGCTGCGCGCCTACCAGCTCGCCGTCGCGCTCGGCGGCATCGAGGGCATCGAGGCGGGCGGCCGCACGTCCGCGCGGCTCGTGATGCCCAAGCTCGCGCGGCGCGACAAGACGGTCGACTCCGAGCCGTTCGACGAGGTGGCGGATGCGTTCCGCGCGCACATCCGCTCGGCCATCGACACCATGGGTGGCGCGACGTTCGTCGCGCGGCCGGAGCTGCACTGCAGCGGCGACTACAGCTTCGGCCAGTGCGCCATCCACGTCATCCCGGAGGTCACCGAGTGA
- a CDS encoding ATP-dependent helicase: MTDRVLTDADRILAGLDEQQRQAATTLGGPVAILAGAGTGKTRAITHRIAYGVATGEQAEHASLALTFTSRAAGEMRTRLARLGAGGVQARTFHAAALAQLSHFWPRLTGSAMPRLLPQKASLLADAAAQLRLRLPTAQLRDAAGEIEWRKSQAMTMEDYGLQARIRPMPTGIAPDAMIDLHMAYERVKDERRQIDFEDVLLATAGMLEREPVVADEVRSRYRHFTVDEYQDVSPMQQRLLAAWLGDRRDVCVVGDPSQTIYSFAGADPASLNRFVHDHPDAEVVRLERSYRSTAAIVGCANRLMRGRDALTLTAASGEPGREPSATVHGNDSAEAAAVAAACRAQVDAGADPGDIAVLTRFHAQAGLLEQALAGVGLSSTVRGSTRFFEIPVVKRAVLMLRSAPADGRPVFQAVADIVMGLGYSASPPATHGEERAQWDALHALVTLAEEAGGTDLPGFARDLERRAATEHEPTLAAVTIATIHAAKGLEWPHVHVIGLAEGLLPVSHATTLAEIDEERRLLYVAITRAQRSLSLTWARHSGHAIRQPSRFLAEIGGGSAPGSAAAR; encoded by the coding sequence GTGACCGATCGCGTGCTGACCGACGCCGACCGCATCCTCGCCGGCCTCGACGAGCAGCAGCGCCAGGCGGCGACGACGCTCGGCGGCCCCGTCGCGATCCTCGCGGGCGCCGGCACCGGCAAGACGCGCGCGATCACGCACCGGATCGCCTACGGCGTCGCCACCGGCGAGCAGGCCGAGCACGCATCGCTCGCGCTCACGTTCACGAGCCGGGCGGCGGGGGAGATGCGCACGCGGCTCGCGCGCCTCGGTGCCGGCGGGGTGCAGGCGCGCACGTTCCACGCGGCGGCGCTCGCGCAGCTGTCGCACTTCTGGCCGCGGCTCACGGGCTCCGCGATGCCCCGGCTGCTGCCGCAGAAGGCGTCGCTGCTCGCCGACGCCGCGGCGCAGCTGCGCCTGCGGCTGCCGACGGCGCAGCTGCGCGACGCGGCCGGCGAGATCGAGTGGCGCAAGTCGCAGGCGATGACGATGGAGGACTACGGGCTGCAGGCCCGCATCCGTCCGATGCCGACCGGCATCGCGCCCGACGCGATGATCGACCTCCACATGGCCTACGAGCGCGTGAAGGACGAGCGGCGGCAGATCGACTTCGAGGACGTGCTGCTCGCGACCGCCGGCATGCTCGAGCGGGAGCCCGTGGTCGCCGACGAGGTGCGATCCCGCTACCGCCACTTCACCGTCGACGAGTACCAGGACGTCTCGCCCATGCAGCAGCGGCTGCTCGCCGCGTGGCTCGGCGACCGGCGCGACGTGTGCGTGGTCGGCGACCCCAGCCAGACCATCTACTCCTTCGCCGGCGCCGACCCGGCCAGCCTCAACCGCTTCGTCCACGACCACCCGGACGCCGAGGTCGTGCGGCTCGAGCGGTCGTACCGCTCGACCGCGGCGATCGTCGGCTGCGCGAACCGGCTCATGCGCGGGCGGGACGCGCTCACGCTCACGGCCGCGTCGGGCGAGCCGGGGCGGGAGCCGAGCGCGACCGTGCACGGCAACGACTCCGCGGAGGCCGCCGCGGTCGCCGCCGCGTGCCGCGCGCAGGTCGACGCCGGTGCCGACCCCGGCGACATCGCGGTGCTCACGCGCTTCCACGCGCAGGCCGGGCTGCTCGAGCAGGCGCTCGCGGGCGTCGGCCTGTCGTCGACGGTGCGCGGGTCGACGCGGTTCTTCGAGATCCCGGTGGTCAAGCGCGCCGTGCTCATGCTGCGGAGCGCGCCCGCCGACGGCCGGCCGGTGTTCCAGGCGGTCGCCGACATCGTCATGGGGCTCGGCTACTCCGCCTCGCCGCCCGCGACGCACGGCGAGGAGCGGGCGCAGTGGGATGCGCTGCACGCGCTCGTCACACTCGCCGAGGAGGCGGGCGGCACCGACCTGCCCGGCTTCGCGCGCGACCTCGAGCGGCGCGCGGCGACGGAGCACGAGCCGACGCTCGCGGCCGTGACGATCGCGACGATCCACGCCGCGAAGGGCCTCGAGTGGCCGCACGTGCACGTGATCGGCCTCGCCGAGGGGCTGCTGCCGGTCTCGCACGCGACGACGCTCGCCGAGATCGACGAGGAGCGCCGACTGCTCTACGTCGCCATCACCCGCGCGCAGCGGTCGCTCTCGCTGACCTGGGCGCGCCACTCCGGCCACGCCATCAGGCAGCCATCGCGGTT
- a CDS encoding ATP-dependent DNA helicase yields MISAIEITEAIAAVRGRAPQRPTEEQVAVIQAPEEPTLVVAGAGSGKTHTMAQRVLWLVANGSVAPDEVLGLTFTRKAARELGERLTAELRALGEAGLVDPEVAATRRPVVQTYNSFASALFREWALLIGRDPESEVLTDPAAFLLALRVARASDDLRLAALGRAETVADRVVQLAGTLGDHRVSTDELRRGRYPEGFQALRALPTADEPKAFRAAHAKAIAQDVERVSSLEPLADLVDAFDDAKRRRGAVQFSDQVWLALDAVSAHAGAVDELRARHRAVLLDEFQDTSVLQLQLIHALFDGSPVMAVGDPNQAIYGFRGASAGTLALFAQRFRVERTLTLSTSWRNDEDVLRLAHAVATRLPEQPGVPVRRLAAREGAGPGDVVVRHLPTIEDESRELARWLRSHGAGVAGSETTAAVLVRSHAQGIELTRALRTEGIRVFRSGGGGLLDEPEVVDLVAALRVLGRPEEGSSLVRLLAGSRWRIGVADLAALQRRASMLAKAGLSDEQRSADRGAIAPEAHVSIVDALDALVDVPRLEGATEAGLARMREAGALLRELRRRAGMPLPELVRSVEQALRLDIEVAAKRPHAHGALDAFAREVQAFTAADERGSLEAFLTYLDVLEAGRGPDVPEPEPEPGWVQVLTMHASKGLEWDVVALPRLAAAKQDDQPLGWLTHATLPYPLRGDADLLPRLEWRGHDTQLDYATARERYLESLWDHFQSEEDRLAYVGVTRARRALWLSGAQWYGMARTPAKPKRLLELAAGAMGADLLEPPAKGAENPLGDRSPSLAWPVDPLGPRRQAIEGAAAAVHVADASAPTPWDDAIALLLADRSATPLALPTRIAASGFKDWAADPVAVAQQIARPMPQEPFAATRLGTLFHGWVERRGSAIGLGDAVDDEALDEELVGIDADRLERLKRTFLASPYGDREPAETELEIHLPLAGTTVVCKIDAVYRDGERATVVDWKTGRLPSGDADLEARQLQLALYRAAYAAHAGLDPDLVDAELYFVEHDRVVRPSRIESLAELEDRWLRAQRAVAAASAVG; encoded by the coding sequence GTGATCAGCGCCATCGAGATCACCGAGGCGATCGCCGCCGTGCGCGGGAGGGCGCCGCAGCGCCCGACCGAGGAGCAGGTCGCCGTCATCCAGGCGCCGGAGGAGCCGACGCTCGTGGTCGCGGGCGCCGGCAGCGGCAAGACCCACACGATGGCACAGCGTGTGCTGTGGCTCGTCGCCAACGGCAGCGTCGCGCCCGACGAGGTGCTCGGCCTCACGTTCACCCGCAAGGCGGCGCGCGAGCTCGGGGAGCGGCTGACCGCCGAGCTGCGCGCGCTCGGCGAGGCGGGGCTCGTCGACCCCGAGGTGGCGGCGACCCGGCGGCCCGTGGTGCAGACCTACAACTCCTTCGCGAGCGCGCTGTTCCGCGAGTGGGCGCTGCTGATCGGGCGCGATCCCGAGTCCGAGGTGCTCACCGACCCCGCCGCGTTCCTGCTCGCCCTCCGGGTGGCGCGCGCCTCCGACGACCTCCGGCTCGCCGCGCTCGGCCGCGCCGAGACCGTCGCCGACCGCGTCGTGCAGCTCGCCGGCACGCTCGGCGACCACCGCGTCTCGACCGACGAGCTGCGGCGCGGCCGCTACCCGGAGGGCTTCCAGGCGCTCCGCGCGCTGCCCACCGCCGACGAGCCGAAGGCCTTCCGCGCCGCGCACGCGAAGGCGATCGCGCAGGACGTCGAGCGGGTCTCGAGCCTCGAGCCGCTCGCCGACCTCGTCGACGCGTTCGACGACGCGAAGCGCCGCCGCGGCGCCGTGCAGTTCAGCGACCAGGTGTGGCTCGCGCTCGACGCCGTGAGCGCGCACGCGGGTGCCGTCGACGAGCTGCGCGCCCGCCACCGGGCGGTGCTGCTCGACGAGTTCCAGGACACCTCGGTGCTGCAGCTGCAGCTGATCCACGCGCTGTTCGACGGGTCGCCCGTGATGGCGGTGGGCGATCCCAACCAGGCGATCTACGGCTTCCGCGGCGCGAGCGCCGGCACGCTCGCGCTCTTCGCGCAGCGCTTCCGGGTCGAGCGCACGCTCACCCTCTCGACGAGCTGGCGCAACGACGAGGACGTGCTGCGGCTCGCCCACGCCGTCGCGACCCGGCTGCCCGAGCAGCCCGGCGTGCCCGTCAGGCGGCTCGCGGCGCGCGAGGGCGCCGGACCCGGCGACGTCGTCGTGCGGCACCTGCCGACGATCGAGGACGAGTCGCGCGAGCTCGCGCGGTGGCTGCGCTCCCACGGCGCCGGCGTCGCGGGCTCCGAGACCACCGCTGCCGTGCTCGTGCGCTCCCACGCGCAGGGCATCGAGCTCACGAGGGCGCTCCGCACCGAGGGCATCCGCGTGTTCCGCTCGGGCGGCGGCGGGCTGCTCGACGAGCCGGAGGTCGTCGACCTCGTCGCCGCGCTGCGCGTGCTCGGCCGGCCGGAGGAGGGGTCGAGCCTCGTGCGGCTGCTCGCCGGCAGCCGCTGGCGCATCGGCGTCGCCGACCTCGCGGCGCTCCAGCGGCGCGCGTCGATGCTCGCGAAGGCCGGGCTGAGCGACGAGCAGCGCAGCGCCGATCGGGGTGCGATCGCGCCGGAGGCGCACGTGTCGATCGTCGACGCGCTCGACGCGCTCGTCGACGTCCCGCGGCTCGAGGGTGCCACGGAAGCGGGGCTCGCGCGCATGCGGGAGGCCGGCGCGCTGCTGCGCGAGCTGCGCCGCCGCGCCGGGATGCCGCTGCCCGAGCTCGTGCGGAGCGTCGAGCAGGCGCTGCGGCTCGACATCGAGGTCGCGGCGAAGCGCCCGCACGCGCACGGCGCGCTCGACGCCTTCGCGCGCGAGGTGCAGGCGTTCACCGCCGCCGACGAGCGCGGCTCGCTCGAGGCGTTCCTCACCTACCTCGACGTGCTCGAGGCGGGGCGCGGCCCCGACGTGCCCGAGCCGGAGCCTGAGCCCGGCTGGGTGCAGGTGCTCACGATGCACGCCTCGAAGGGGCTCGAGTGGGACGTCGTGGCGCTGCCTCGGCTCGCCGCCGCGAAGCAGGACGACCAGCCGCTCGGCTGGCTCACGCACGCGACGCTGCCCTACCCGCTGCGGGGCGACGCCGACCTGCTGCCGCGCCTCGAGTGGCGGGGCCACGACACCCAGCTCGACTACGCGACGGCGCGCGAGCGGTACCTCGAGTCGCTCTGGGACCACTTCCAGTCGGAGGAGGACCGGCTCGCGTACGTCGGCGTCACCCGCGCGCGACGGGCGCTGTGGCTCTCCGGCGCGCAGTGGTACGGCATGGCCCGCACCCCCGCGAAGCCGAAGCGGCTGCTCGAGCTCGCCGCGGGTGCGATGGGTGCCGACCTGCTCGAGCCTCCCGCGAAGGGCGCCGAGAACCCGCTCGGCGACCGCAGCCCCTCGCTCGCGTGGCCGGTCGACCCGCTGGGTCCCCGGCGGCAGGCGATCGAGGGAGCCGCGGCCGCGGTGCACGTCGCGGACGCGTCGGCGCCGACGCCGTGGGACGACGCCATCGCGCTGCTGCTCGCCGACCGCTCGGCCACGCCGCTCGCCCTCCCCACCCGCATCGCCGCATCCGGCTTCAAGGACTGGGCGGCCGACCCGGTCGCCGTCGCGCAGCAGATCGCGCGGCCGATGCCGCAGGAGCCCTTCGCGGCGACGCGGCTCGGGACGCTCTTCCACGGCTGGGTCGAGCGGCGCGGCAGCGCGATCGGGCTCGGCGACGCCGTCGACGACGAGGCGCTCGACGAGGAGCTCGTGGGCATCGACGCCGACCGGCTCGAGCGGCTGAAGCGCACCTTCCTCGCCTCGCCCTACGGCGACCGCGAGCCCGCCGAGACCGAGCTCGAGATCCACCTGCCCCTCGCCGGCACGACGGTCGTGTGCAAGATCGACGCCGTCTACCGCGACGGGGAGCGGGCGACGGTCGTCGACTGGAAGACCGGCAGGCTGCCCTCCGGCGACGCCGACCTCGAGGCGCGGCAGCTGCAGCTCGCGCTCTACCGCGCCGCCTACGCGGCGCACGCGGGGCTCGACCCCGACCTGGTCGACGCGGAGCTCTACTTCGTCGAGCACGACCGCGTCGTGCGGCCGTCGCGCATCGAGTCGCTCGCCGAGCTCGAGGACCGCTGGCTGCGGGCGCAGCGGGCGGTCGCGGCGGCGTCAGCGGTCGGCTGA
- a CDS encoding DUF3107 domain-containing protein, translating to MDIRIGIKDSPREIAFDSAQTAQEIESAVIAALGAGHLTLDDAKGRRYLVPSAQIAYVEIGSETTRKIGFVA from the coding sequence ATGGACATCCGCATCGGCATCAAGGACTCGCCCCGCGAGATCGCGTTCGACTCGGCGCAGACGGCGCAGGAGATCGAGTCCGCCGTCATCGCCGCGCTCGGCGCCGGTCACCTCACGCTCGACGACGCGAAGGGCCGCCGGTACCTCGTGCCGAGCGCGCAGATCGCCTACGTCGAGATCGGCAGCGAGACGACGCGCAAGATCGGCTTCGTGGCCTGA
- a CDS encoding phosphotransferase produces the protein MSTNPFTLAALATTAVDGLTVVGATEDGSDEHRSVVAARLADGETVQIVLPRSVAALGTAQAHAAALAALTLATRSRLPFEVPSALGTAEAGRSTLFVLTRLGGATMRLQDISPARPGLATSVGQAIAAIHELPTSVAADAGLPHETAQALRQRLLDTFDRAAATGSVPTALLERWEGALSDDRLWQFKPALVHGDLQAPAFRVEGARVVGIDGWHALAVGDPARDLAFLLGSNEFGSVDEAFDAHAAARGIGDRQLRQRAMLHAELDVARWLLHGVDSGDRSVVDDASGMLASLVQRVDRDPGAAIAASQPETMDLTGVQQYLGETGPVDGAGDDADRAPSADR, from the coding sequence ATGAGCACGAACCCCTTCACTCTAGCCGCGCTCGCCACCACCGCCGTCGACGGCCTGACGGTGGTCGGGGCGACCGAGGACGGCTCCGACGAGCACCGCTCGGTCGTGGCCGCGCGCCTCGCCGACGGCGAGACCGTGCAGATCGTGCTCCCCCGCTCGGTCGCGGCGCTCGGCACCGCGCAGGCCCACGCGGCGGCGCTGGCGGCGCTCACGCTCGCGACCCGCTCGCGGCTGCCGTTCGAGGTGCCGTCCGCGCTCGGCACCGCCGAGGCGGGCCGCTCGACCCTCTTCGTGCTCACCCGCCTCGGCGGCGCGACGATGCGGCTGCAGGACATCTCCCCCGCCCGTCCCGGTCTCGCGACGAGCGTCGGCCAGGCGATCGCGGCCATCCACGAGCTGCCGACGTCCGTCGCCGCCGACGCGGGCCTGCCGCACGAGACGGCGCAGGCGCTGCGGCAGCGGCTGCTCGACACCTTCGACCGCGCTGCCGCGACCGGCTCGGTGCCGACGGCGCTGCTCGAGCGCTGGGAGGGCGCCCTCTCGGACGACCGGCTCTGGCAGTTCAAGCCCGCGCTCGTGCACGGCGACCTGCAGGCGCCCGCCTTCCGCGTCGAGGGCGCGCGCGTCGTCGGCATCGACGGCTGGCACGCGCTCGCCGTCGGCGACCCGGCGCGCGACCTCGCGTTCCTGCTCGGCTCGAACGAGTTCGGCAGCGTCGACGAGGCGTTCGACGCGCACGCCGCCGCGCGCGGCATCGGCGACCGCCAGCTGCGCCAGCGCGCGATGCTGCACGCCGAGCTCGACGTGGCCCGATGGCTGCTGCACGGCGTCGACTCGGGCGACCGGTCCGTCGTCGACGACGCGTCCGGGATGCTCGCGTCGCTCGTGCAGCGCGTCGACCGCGACCCGGGCGCCGCGATCGCCGCGAGCCAGCCCGAGACGATGGACCTCACCGGCGTGCAGCAGTACCTCGGCGAGACCGGACCGGTCGACGGCGCGGGCGACGACGCGGACCGCGCGCCCTCAGCCGACCGCTGA